CCTTCAATTTCTCCGGCGCGATCTGATCGTCTATAAACGGCGTCGGTACCGGCGGCAGTATTCCTTTTAGATTCATGAATTTTCTCCAGAATTTTCGCTTGAGCTACAACCAATTCCAGCAAAACTTAACCAAATCCGCTCCAGAATGTCAATTGATTATTGGACTTTAGAAATTTAGTACATAAAAAAACCCGCACGGAAATTCCGTACGGGTTGTCAATTTGCCATATTTAGAGCCATCTCAAAAAAAAGAGAAGAGATTGCGTTAGAAAACTTGGATCCACTTTCTTTTTAAAAAAGAAAGTGGCAAAGAAAACTTTGGCCATGAATGCTTTAACATATTTAGAGACATTATGTCAAATTGCAGCAGCATCAATAGCGGGACGCCTACCGCATAGAATATTCCCTTTTTCATCCTTAAATTTTCGCTTTTGAGATGCCCCCCCACCCAACTTTACCTGCCGCGTCTCGCGCCGGACCATTTTCGTCTGCCCGCTTTAAGCGAACCAAAAGAGCGAACCGTTCCGGTGACGCCTTTTACTACCTCATCCTGATGTTTTCCCGGGCCAATATGGCTGAGCGGAAACGGATGGTCTTCCACAACAGGAATGGTTTTAGAGATAAGCCGATTAATCGCGCGCAGGTACGGTTTTTCTTCCGCATCGCAAAAAGAGATCGCTATGCCGCTGAGTCCCGCTCTTCCCGTTCGCCCGATGCGGTGCACATAGGTTTCTGCAATATTGGGCAATTCGTAGTTGATCACGTGCGATAAATTATCCACGTCAATTCCGCGCGCTGCAATATCGGTTGCAACCAGCACGCGCAGTTTTTTTAATTTAAAACTATTCAGCGCGCGCTGCCTTGCGTTCTGCGACTTATTGCCATGAATGGCGTCGGCGTTAACGCCGGCCTGAACCAGATCGCGCGTGATCCGGTCCGCAAGATGTTTCGTTCGCGTAAAGATCAACGCGGATTCGATGGATTTGTCTTTAAGCAAATGAATTAGCAGTGAACGTTTGTCCGATTTCGCAACAAAATAAACGGACTGCTCAATGGCTTCTACCGTTGTTGCAGGAGGCGTCACGGCAACTTTTTCCGGATGGGTCAAAATCGTATTGGCCAACCGTTGAATTTCCGTCGGCATCGTAGCCGAGAAAAACAGTGTCTGCCGGTGCGTGGGTAACTTCGCGACGATTTTTTTAACGTCAACGATAAATCCCATGTCGAGCATACGATCGGCTTCGTCCAACACGAATATCTTTACATGCTGAAGATGAATGAACCTTTGATGCATCAGATCAAGCAGTCGGCCCGGCGTAGCGATCAGGATATCGATGCCGCTGCGCAGCGCATTGGTTTGCGCATGCTGCGATACTCCTCCGAATACGACGGTATGGCGAAGGCCCGTGTGTTTGCCGTAAGCGGCAAAACTCTCACCGATCTGTACTGCGAGTTCTCGCGTCGGAGTCAGGATCAGTGATTTAATGACCCGCGGACCTTTTATAAGATGCAGTTCCGGGTGCTGCTCGCCCCGCAAAATCTGTAGAATTGGAATAGCAAACGCGGCCGTCTTACCGGTTCCGGTCTGTGCGCAACCAAGAAGATCTTTTCCTTCTAGAACGATCGGGATGGCCTGTTCCTGTATGGGGGTAGGTTTCGTGTACCCCTCGGTTTTCAGAGCTCTAAGAATAGGCTCTATGATGTTTAAATTTTTGAATGGCATTATTTAATTTTCTTTCTTTATGAACAGCCGGCTATAACTTATTTAGGGTTGTTTGATCAGCGTTCGATGAAGTACGATCCCTTCACTTAATGTCGCAAAACCCGGTCACATGATATAGCAAAGCCGTCTATCGGAAGGTTCGATAAGCTTTTACGATCAGTGATTAAGTTCTGAATCAAAACGAGAAGATTTCTGTAACTGGCGAGTACCCTTGCAGAACGCAGGGCTTCAAAGTAGGTTTGAAGGGACTGGAGCGAAAAGGAACTCATTTATATTAATATGGACGAATAGTAGGCTATTGCCGTGTCAAAAGCAAGCTTTTTAATTCTCATTGCGGACAATCGCATTACTGCTTCAACTCATCCCTTGAATCCGATGCCCCAGTGCCTCGCACGCCCTATCGACCGATTCAAACGTCCTGAATACCTCATTCAAATGGGTCATGAAAAAGACTTCTTCTGCTTTGCCTTTGACGCTTGTCAATACCAGTTCGCCGCCCGACCTTCTTACGGTGATCAAACTGGCTATCAGAATACCTAGCCCGGCGCTGTTCAGCCATTCAAGCGCATCGAGATCAACAACAACATCACGCATACCTTGCGATAAAAAGTATTTAACGCGTTCGTGAACCTTCCGAGTATCCGGGCCCCCCATCATTTTGCCCTGTAGTCTTAATACGAGCGCATTATCTGCAGTGCTTTCATAAATTTTCATCGTCGTACCTCGGTTCGTGTTCACAATATTCAAATCAAAATCTTTTTTCCTTTGGTTTCCGGAAATACCCAGATCCATGCGCCCGTAAGCAGAGCAAATAAAGCCGCTAACGAGATACCTCCACCTAATCCATACCGCTCCGCAATCACGGCAATAACGACCGGTGTGAAAAATTGTACGCCTCGCGCAAGATTGAACGCAGAGCCCATGGCGGTATTTCTGATTTCTGTCGGAAATAATTCAGCGAAAAGCGGGCCATATCCGCTGAACATGCCCGTTCCGAATCCGACGAGAAACATAAAACTCAATATGACGGACGGATAGGCCGCCACGACATCCCACATAAGTGTTATCATGACGAGCCCGGCGGGGCCATGATCACGGAATAAATCGAATACGCAGGCCGGCGACCCCATTTGTCTGCAATAAAGCCAAAAGTAAGATATCCCGTCAATCCTCCGGCTTGCGTGATCAGCATCCATCCGGCCGATTTGACGATTGAGAATTGCCTCTGCTGATGCAGATATCCCGGGAGCCATGAGTATGTGAACCAATACGCCGACATATCAAAAATGGCAAGGATAAGGCACCGGCTGAATATTTTTCGATACTCAGCGCTGAACAATCTTAAGAATAATTCTCCGGCATTTTTTTTTGTACCGGTTATTGCTTCCGTTGTTAATTTCTTGCGTTCAAGCCATATATCGGATTCAGGCAGGCGTTTCCTTATAAATACAACGAGAAGAGCCGGTAATATTGAAATGAAAAAACACATGCGCCATCCTATCGCAGGCGCACCAAATCCGCCGATGACCGAAGCAAGCACGATGCCGATGGGCGCGCCGGTTTGCATGAAGGCGCCATATCTACCCCGCACTTTGGCCGGAAACGTTTCGCCGACATAGGTTTGCCCCGTCGCCCACTCACCGCCAACGCCTAGTCCTGTGATGATTCTGAAAAACAGCAGAACTTCAAGCGAGTTCGAAATACCGCAAAGAAAAGTACCGATACTATACGTGAGGATCGTCCACTGCAAAACACTTTTCCTGCCGTAACGGTCAGAGAGAATTCCGAAAATTACGCCGCCGAGAGCCGTTGCAGCCAGTGATGCGCCCAGAATATAAGAAAGATCGATATTAGATAGTTGCAGTTCCTGTCCGATGGGGATGAGAAGAAATGTGAACAAGATGAGATCGTAAAAATCAAAGACCCACCCCGCCCAACTCATCATGAGAATTTCAAAGTGCTGTCGTGTAGGTTTTTCATACTCGTTGAGTAATGAAGGGTTCATTCTGTAGACACTCTCAAAATTTTTGAGTGAACAAACCGATACAAATTGCAAGACGACAGTTACAAAGGGTAGTAACTGAAGTTAACCAATAGGAAACAAATTGTCAATGACTTGACCTTAACGGTGCAAAAATAAACTGCAGCCAGATTTGCTCATGCACGCAAATTTCTGCTATTGAAAGACAGCTTCAAAAACGTTATACTTATTGAAGCATTAGCACATACCCGTGTACTTCAGGAATTACGCTGAACCATGAAACTATAAAAGAAGTATCATGATTAGCCGAACCATACCATTCCTAATTCTATTTTTAGCCAACTCGCTATCAGCACAGGAAAGCGGCTTGCCATTGGCCCGTTATTTTCCCGCCGGTCAGTATAGCGCACATAATCAAAATTGGGCTGCAGCACAAGACTCATCAGGAGTCATGTTCTTCGGAAATACCAGCGGTATTCTACGTTATGATGGAAGCGAATGGCAAATGTACCCAACCCCCAAAGGCGGTATTGTCAGATCATTATCTCATGGGCGGGCGCACAAGATGTATGCAGGAGCATATGGCGAATTCGGATATCTCTCAGCCGACGAGTCGGGAAAACTCAGGTGGACTGCGTTATCCGATTCCCTTCCACAGTCGCTCAGGGAGTTCGCTGACGTCTGGAAAATTCACGTCACACCCCGCGGCGTATTTTTTACATCTCAACAAACTATATTTCTTTTCAGTCACGACGACCACTTCATTGCTAAGTGGCACCCAACCCAACGCTTTCGCTTTTCTTATTGGGTTCGCGATCAACTCATTGTTCAGGACGAACAAGCCGGATTAAAAGAAATCCGGGGAGACAGCCTGATCATGGTTTCCGGCAGCGAGGCTTTAGCCGCTACACGTATTTATGCGATATTGCCACACGGCGATAATGCTATCCTTATTCAGACTCGATCAGACGGAACTTGGATATGGGAAAAGGAGCAATTCAAAAAAATTCCATGGGAAGCGGGGCACTACTTGGAAGAACAACAGGTATACAATGGCATTCTGACTTCATGGGGAGAGTATCTGTTTGCAACGCTTCGTAATGGCATTGTTAGAACAGGACAGGACGGCCGTATTCTCCAGATATACAATAAGGAATCGGGGCTACCGGATAATACCGTCTATGATGTTTTTACGGATAGAACGGAAGGTATTTGGCTTGCGATGAATCGGGGAATTCTTCGTGCCGACATTTATGCTCCGTTTACATATTGGGATGAATCGATGGGCATTGATGGCGCCGTCCTAACTGTTGCCCGACATGCTTCGAAATTCTATGCCGGAACAAGCAACGGCATATTTTTTCTCGAAAAAAACAATCTTATGAAGCCGTGGGTGCTTAAAAAACTCAATGAACCCCAGGGACAATGTTGGAGCCTTTTATCTCACAATGGAAATTTACTTTGCGCTCTGAGTTCCGGTATATTTGAAATCTCCGGACAACGCGTGCGGCAGATAAGCGAGGCATACACGTTTGTTCTTTTGCCTTCAAGATACGATTCCTCGGTAGTCTACGTCGGACTTTCCAACGGGCTGGGCTGTTTACGCAGCACGCCATCAGGATATATTTTTGAAAGGATTGATCAGGCGATTCAGGCTGAAACACGGTATATCGCGGAAGAAAAAGACGGCAGTATTTGGACCGCCGGGGGTTTCGATGGGTTTCAACACATCCGTCGGGAAGAAACCGTTCGCCACTATCACCCCAATAGTCAAATCCGCTCACGAAGAAATCGTGTGTTCCCGACCTCGCATGGGATTCTCTTTGTCACAGATCGCGGGCTCATGCGTTTTAACACAACCGGTGATATTTTTGAAAGCGATACACTAATTGCGCACTTACTTCCTGAAAACGGAAAGTTCCTATTACGAATGAGCGAAGATGCAGCAGGAAATTTTTGGATTAGCGTCGGCGGGACAACGAGTACCGAACAGGCTGGAAAAATTCAATACCAGCCGGGTACAGGCTATACCCGCTACGCACCGCTTACTCGCATTTCACAATTTGGCGATATATCTATGATCTGGAATGAAGGCCGGTTTGTATGGTTTGGCGGTTATGACGGTTTACTGCAATATAAAAGCTCGTCCGTTGCCATAAATATTGATACGGATCCGGTAGAGTCTTATCCTCCGATCATATTAACCGTGCGTCTTAAAAATGACTCCCTGCTCTTCGTCGGACAAGGGAATTCAATGCTGACGTATAAATTGGATTATGGAATGAACGAGCTTAGGTTCGCATTTGCCGATCCAGGAAATCTCAGCATAAATTCGCGTGAATACCGCTACCGACTCAATGGGTTCGATTCCAATTGGATACGGAGTGAAGAATTCAAGAAGACATACACGTTTCTGCCTGAAGGAAATTACACTTTTGAGGTAGCATCTACCGAAGCACATTATGAAGGACGTCCCACTATATTTTCATTCGTGATTAAACCGCCCTTATATCGTACCTGGTGGGCATATACGCTTTATATTCTTCTCGGAATCACCGTAATTTTTTTAATTTTTCGAATAAGAAGTGTTTATGTTGAATACGACCGGCGACATCTTCAGGAGGTTGTAGAACAGCAAACTGCAAAGCTCCGAATTGCCAATACGGAATTGCAAAGCAGTCATGAGCGCCTCGAAAAAACCATTGATATAGTCTCAGCCATTAACTCGGAATTGGATCTCGATAGGCTCTTGAATTCGATTTTTGAAATTGTTCACCCCATCTTACATATGCAGTCCGGCTCAGTTCTACTCCGCGAGGCAACGACCGGGCGGTTTAAGTTTCATGCGGCGTTTGGAATTGACAAAGCGGAACTTCGACACATCGAGTTAACCGAAGAGGAAGCTATAGTAAGATATGTAGATAAAGGTGAACCGGTAGCTGAGGATATGTATTTTATTAGAGGACTTGTTGCCCGACAGGGTACTGAGAAATTCATAAATCTTCGAATGATCGATAGTTTGTTTGTCATTCGTCTTATGGGGCATGAGGGATTAGCGGGATTCCTGCTTTTCGATGATGTCATTGCCGTTACAGCGCAAAATTTGCTGCTGCTTACCGGCTTGAAAGAACATATACGCATCGCCCTCACGAAAGCACGCTTACTTACTGAACTCAGGATGATGAATGAAAAGAAAAACGAATATCTCGGCATTGTAGCCCATGACCTGAGAAACCCACTCTCAACTATTCTAGGATATGCCGATTTGCTTATCGAAGACTTTCGTAAAGGTAAAATCAACACCACCGATGCGGTAGATGATCTGTCAAAAATCGCCGGTGTGAGCCGGCACATGAACCGTTTTATAACTGAACTTCTGGATATTTCATCCATTGAATCCGGCAAGGTGCGTATGGATCTCCGCCAAAGTGACTTGAAAATAATTGTTGAAGATTGCGCCTATTTACATCGCCGCGCGTCGCAGAATAAGAATATAGAATTGACTGTGGATTATGATTCCTCATTACCTCCCGTCAATGTGGACACGTCAAAAATATCGTCGGTCATTGATAACCTGCTTTCCAATGCGATTAAATACTCTTATCCGGGCGGAAAGGTCAGGGTGTATTTCGAGAATCGTTCGAGTGAAGTGATAACGCACGTCCAAGATTCGGGACAGGGGTTGAGCGAAGAAGATCTGAAGAAGGTATTTACTTCATTTAAGCGTTTGAGTTCGAAGCCGACGGGCGGCGAACCCAGCACGGGCCTCGGCTTAGCCATTGTGAAAAAAATTGTTGAACTTCATCAGGGACGTGTCTGGGTCAAGAGTGATGTTGGAAAAGGCTCCACTTTTAGTTTTTCATTGCCTGTGGAGTCGTCCTCGTAAATAAAAATTTTACCGTTCAAATATCAAACTGCAGCACGTTAGAGCGCCTTCCGCTTTAGCTAGTTCCGATACATCAACGATCCGTTGTTTGATCCCCGCTTCTTCCAATTTCCTCTGAGTTCGCGGAAATAAAGACGGATAAATTACCGTTCCATTTACCCATAGGGCATTCGCAGCATACGGTTCTGACGGATCAATATCGATGAATTTATTTGCAGAGAAATTTTCCGAATCAACCCAATTCCGGTTGATCAATAATGTCTGCTCAGCAATCTGCGTTACTGCAGACTTTAAATGAAGACAGCCTTTCACCGGTGCGTTTCTAACATCGTACCCGTATGGTTTAAG
The nucleotide sequence above comes from bacterium. Encoded proteins:
- a CDS encoding DEAD/DEAH box helicase, translated to MPFKNLNIIEPILRALKTEGYTKPTPIQEQAIPIVLEGKDLLGCAQTGTGKTAAFAIPILQILRGEQHPELHLIKGPRVIKSLILTPTRELAVQIGESFAAYGKHTGLRHTVVFGGVSQHAQTNALRSGIDILIATPGRLLDLMHQRFIHLQHVKIFVLDEADRMLDMGFIVDVKKIVAKLPTHRQTLFFSATMPTEIQRLANTILTHPEKVAVTPPATTVEAIEQSVYFVAKSDKRSLLIHLLKDKSIESALIFTRTKHLADRITRDLVQAGVNADAIHGNKSQNARQRALNSFKLKKLRVLVATDIAARGIDVDNLSHVINYELPNIAETYVHRIGRTGRAGLSGIAISFCDAEEKPYLRAINRLISKTIPVVEDHPFPLSHIGPGKHQDEVVKGVTGTVRSFGSLKAGRRKWSGARRGR
- a CDS encoding anti-sigma factor antagonist (This anti-anti-sigma factor, or anti-sigma factor antagonist, belongs to a family that includes characterized members SpoIIAA, RsbV, RsfA, and RsfB.); its protein translation is MDLGISGNQRKKDFDLNIVNTNRGTTMKIYESTADNALVLRLQGKMMGGPDTRKVHERVKYFLSQGMRDVVVDLDALEWLNSAGLGILIASLITVRRSGGELVLTSVKGKAEEVFFMTHLNEVFRTFESVDRACEALGHRIQGMS